CAGGGCGGACCAGAGGATCAACAGGGCCAGAACAGCGAGTAATGGCCCTATGGGCAGGTTGTCCATAACGAATGCCCGTCAGATGTGCAGGATGAATTCGCGGACCAGCTTGCTGCCGAAATAGGCCAGCATCAGCAGGCAGAAACCAGCGAGGGTCCAGCGGATCGCCTTGTGACCGCGCCAGCCGAGGCGGGTGCGCCCCCACAGCAAGACGCTGAAGACGATCCACGCCAGACACGCCAGCAGGGTCTTGTGCACCAGGTGCTGGGCAAACAGATTTTCGACGAACAGCCAGCCGGAAATCAGTGACAGCGACAGCAGGGTCCAGCCGGCCCAGAGAAAGCCGAACAGCAGGCTTTCCATGGTTTGCAGCGGCGGAAAGTTCTTGATCAGCCCGGACGGGTGCTTGTGCTTGAGTTGATGGTCCTGCAGCAGCAATAGCAGCGCCTGGAACACCGCAATGGTGAACATCCCGTACGCGAGGATCGACAGCAGGATGTGGGCGAGGATGCCTGGCTCCTCGTCGATCACCTGCACTGTCCCGGACGGCGCGAACTGCGCCAGCAGGACTGTGGCCATGCCTAGCGGAAACAGCAGTAGCAGCAAGTTTTCCACCGGGATGCGCGAGGTGGCCAGCAGGGTCAGGGCGATCACGGCGGCAGCGATCAGGCTGGCGGCACTGAAAAAGTCCAGGCCCAGGCCGATCGGCGTCATCAGGTGAGCGAACAGGCTCGCGCTGTGGGTCAGCACGGCAAGGATGCCGAGCGTTACCAGCAGGCGTTTGTTCGCCTTGGCGCCTGTGGCGAGGCGAGAGCCCTGATAGAAGGTCGCAGCGGCATATAAGCAGGCGGCGGCGAGTGTAGTGAGCAAACTGGGTGACAAAGGGAGCATAAGTCCTGTTAGGCAAGCCCGAAAGACAACGAGTTTGGCATACAACCCTCGTCGCATGAAAGACCGCACAACGAGACGGCGGGTGTGCGCCAGACGCAGTCTTCGCTATAATCCGCGACCTGCCCCCGCCGCAGGCTCGCCGAGCACCTGTATTTCACGGTCTGGGCCGCCATTACCCGGTCTTCCTTAGGGCCTGAAAGGATCGCGCATGTTTGAAAACTTAACCGACCGTCTCTCGCAGACGCTGCGCCATGTCACCGGCAAGGCCAAGCTGACCGAAGACAATATCAAAGACACCCTGCGTGAAGTGCGCATGGCGTTGCTGGAGGCTGACGTTGCCTTGCCAGTGGTCAAGGACTTCGTCAATTCGGTCAAGGAGCGCGCTGTCGGCACCGAGGTGTCGCGCAGCCTGACGCCGGGCCAGGCCTTCGTGAAGATTGTCCAGGCCGAACTCGAAAGCCTGATGGGCGCGGCCAACGAAGATCTGAACCTGAGCGCCGTGCCGCCGGCCGTCGTATTGATGGCGGGCCTGCAGGGCGCTGGTAAGACCACCACCGCCGGCAAGCTGGCGCGCTTCCTTAAAGAGCGCAAGAAGAAGTCGGTGATGGTGGTGTCCGCGGACGTCTACCGTCCGGCGGCGATCAAGCAGCTGGAAACCCTGGCCAACGACATCGGCGTCACCTTTTTTCCGTCCGACCTGAGCCAGAAGCCGGTCGACATCGCCGAAGCGGCTATTAAAGAAGCCAGGCTGAAGTTCATCGACGTGGTCATCGTCGATACCGCCGGTCGCCTGCACATCGACGAAGAGATGATGGGCGAGATCAAGGCCCTGCACGCCGCGATCAAGCCGGTCGAAACCCTGTTCGTGGTCGACGCCATGACTGGCCAGGACGCCGCCAATACGGCCAAAGCCTTTGGTGATGCACTGCCGCTGACCGGTGTGATCCTGACCAAGGTCGACGGTGATGCCCGTGGCGGTGCCGCGTTGTCGGTGCGTTCCATTACCGGCAAGCCGATCAAGTTCATCGGTATGGGCGAAAAAACCGAAGCCCTGGAGCCGTTCCACCCCGAGCGTATCGCTTCGCGCATCCTCGGCATGGGCGACGTGCTCAGTCTGATCGAGCAGGCCGAACAGACCCTCGACAAGGACAAGGCCGACAAGCTGGCGAAAAAGCTGAAGAAGGGTAAAGGCTTCGACCTCGAAGACTTCCGCGATCAGCTGCAACAGATGAAGAACATGGGCGGCCTCGGTGGGCTCATGGACAAGTTGCCGAACATCGGCGGCGTCAACCTGGCGCAAATGGGTAATGCCCAGGGTGCGGCAGAGAAGCAGTTCAAGCAGATGGAAGCCATCATCAACTCCATGACCCCGGCCGAGCGCCGCGATCCTGAGCTGATCAGCGGCTCGCGCAAGCGTCGGATCGCCATGGGTTCCGGCACCCAGGTGCAGGACATCGGTCGCTTGATCAAGCAGCACAAACAGATGCAGAAGATGATGAAGAAATTCTCTGCCAAGGGCGGGATGGCGAAAATGATGCGCGGCATGGGCGGTATGTTGCCCGGCGGCGGCATGCCGAAGCTCTGAAGAATTCGCGCCGGCAGCTTTGCCGGCGTGTCTCCCACAGGGATGTGGGGACGACAGT
This region of Pseudomonas fluorescens genomic DNA includes:
- a CDS encoding cytochrome C assembly family protein; protein product: MLPLSPSLLTTLAAACLYAAATFYQGSRLATGAKANKRLLVTLGILAVLTHSASLFAHLMTPIGLGLDFFSAASLIAAAVIALTLLATSRIPVENLLLLLFPLGMATVLLAQFAPSGTVQVIDEEPGILAHILLSILAYGMFTIAVFQALLLLLQDHQLKHKHPSGLIKNFPPLQTMESLLFGFLWAGWTLLSLSLISGWLFVENLFAQHLVHKTLLACLAWIVFSVLLWGRTRLGWRGHKAIRWTLAGFCLLMLAYFGSKLVREFILHI
- the ffh gene encoding signal recognition particle protein — protein: MFENLTDRLSQTLRHVTGKAKLTEDNIKDTLREVRMALLEADVALPVVKDFVNSVKERAVGTEVSRSLTPGQAFVKIVQAELESLMGAANEDLNLSAVPPAVVLMAGLQGAGKTTTAGKLARFLKERKKKSVMVVSADVYRPAAIKQLETLANDIGVTFFPSDLSQKPVDIAEAAIKEARLKFIDVVIVDTAGRLHIDEEMMGEIKALHAAIKPVETLFVVDAMTGQDAANTAKAFGDALPLTGVILTKVDGDARGGAALSVRSITGKPIKFIGMGEKTEALEPFHPERIASRILGMGDVLSLIEQAEQTLDKDKADKLAKKLKKGKGFDLEDFRDQLQQMKNMGGLGGLMDKLPNIGGVNLAQMGNAQGAAEKQFKQMEAIINSMTPAERRDPELISGSRKRRIAMGSGTQVQDIGRLIKQHKQMQKMMKKFSAKGGMAKMMRGMGGMLPGGGMPKL